From the Euphorbia lathyris chromosome 6, ddEupLath1.1, whole genome shotgun sequence genome, one window contains:
- the LOC136232440 gene encoding uncharacterized protein, with amino-acid sequence MGDYHFVYKDLEGASTQWDDIQRKLGNLPEKAPAFKPPPFTPAEDEDSIPKDKSWIDKKTEEELEDLEDDLDDDQFLEEYRKKRLAEMRVTAKVSRFGTVVPISGSDFVREVSQAPPDVWVVVILYKDGYQQCGVLLKCLEELATRYPATKFVKIISTDCIPNYPDCNLPTLLVYNNGAVKANYVGLHNFGRRCTPEGVALVLCQSDPVLNDGQNGSEASRESVVEGVRRRFLEKVVKEHENDDDGYSSD; translated from the exons atgggGGATTATCACTTTGTGTACAAAGATTTGGAGGGAGCATCGACGCAATGGGATGATATACAGAGAAAGCTTGGTAATTTACCAGAAAAGGCACCTGCTTTTAAGCCACCTCCCTTTACACCAGCTGAAGACGAAGATTCAATTCCAAAAGATAAGTCCTGGATCGATAAAAAGACTGAAGAAGAGCTCGAGGACCTCGAGGATGATCTCGACGACGATCAGTTCCTTGAAGAATACAG GAAGAAGAGATTGGCTGAGATGAGGGTAACAGCTAAAGTTTCGAGGTTTGGAACAGTGGTTCCAATTTCAGGGTCAGATTTTGTGAGAGAAGTGTCTCAAGCGCCCCCTGATGTTTGGGTGGTGGTAATTCTCTACAAGGATGG ATACCAACAATGTGGAGTACTGCTGAAATGTTTGGAAGAATTGGCAACAAGATATCCTGCTACAAAGTTTGTTAAGATTATATCGACAGATTGCATACCAAATTACCCAGATTGTAATCTTCCCACTTTACTGGTATACAATAATGGTGCAGTGAAAGCAAATTATGTGGGTCTGCATAACTTCGGCAGGAGATGTACTCCTGAAG GTGTTGCATTAGTTCTTTGTCAATCAGATCCAGTTCTAAATGATGGGCAGAATGGAAGTGAGGCATCAAGAGAGAGTgttgtggaaggagttcgtcgGAGGTTCCTAGAGAAGGTAGTGAAGGAGCATGAGAATGATGATGATGGATATTCAAGTGATTAG